In one Mucilaginibacter sp. PAMB04168 genomic region, the following are encoded:
- a CDS encoding 2-oxoglutarate and iron-dependent oxygenase domain-containing protein, translated as MSTVNIPRLDLNTYKNGDAESRKKFSDAIGTAFNETGFVTITNHGLSKELIDSLYQQVKALFALPEDVKLKYEKPELAGQRGYTSKGKETAKGFKVPDLKEFWQIGQTVSDGDPIKNQYPDNVYVEELPDFNTVTREVYQKLEAAGTLLLEAIATYLGLPESYFDDKVRNGNSILRTLHYFPIEDPDSLAPDAVRAGAHEDINLITLLIGASADGLELLTRENEWFPVKAHGEDVVVNVGDMLQRLTNNKLKSTTHRVVNPPREEMKNSRFSVPFFLHPKSNMDLTSLDSCIDEQHPKLYSDMTAGEYLDERLREIGLKK; from the coding sequence ATGAGTACAGTAAATATTCCGCGGTTAGATTTAAATACCTACAAGAATGGCGATGCGGAGAGCCGTAAAAAATTCTCGGATGCCATAGGTACGGCATTTAACGAAACGGGGTTTGTGACCATTACCAACCACGGGCTAAGCAAGGAATTAATAGACAGCCTTTACCAACAGGTGAAAGCCTTATTTGCGTTGCCCGAGGACGTAAAGCTTAAGTACGAAAAGCCCGAACTGGCCGGCCAGCGTGGTTACACCAGCAAGGGCAAAGAAACTGCTAAAGGGTTTAAAGTGCCCGATTTGAAAGAGTTTTGGCAAATTGGCCAAACCGTTTCCGATGGTGACCCTATTAAAAATCAGTACCCTGATAATGTATATGTAGAGGAACTGCCTGATTTTAATACTGTAACACGTGAGGTTTATCAAAAGCTGGAAGCAGCAGGTACTTTACTACTGGAAGCTATTGCCACCTATTTAGGACTGCCCGAAAGCTACTTTGATGATAAAGTGCGTAATGGTAATTCAATATTGCGTACGCTGCATTACTTCCCCATTGAGGATCCTGATTCGTTGGCTCCTGATGCGGTGCGTGCCGGCGCGCATGAGGATATTAACCTCATTACTTTGCTAATTGGCGCCAGCGCTGATGGATTAGAGCTGCTTACCCGCGAGAACGAGTGGTTTCCGGTAAAAGCCCATGGCGAGGATGTGGTAGTGAACGTTGGCGATATGCTGCAGCGCTTAACCAATAACAAGCTGAAATCGACCACGCACCGTGTAGTTAACCCGCCACGTGAAGAAATGAAAAATTCACGTTTCTCGGTACCTTTCTTTTTGCATCCTAAATCAAACATGGATCTTACCAGTTTAGATAGCTGTATTGATGAGCAGCATCCCAAACTGTACAGCGACATGACTGCCGGCGAATACCTGGATGAAAGATTGCGAGAGATAGGGCTGAAAAAGTAA